A region from the Halobacillus mangrovi genome encodes:
- a CDS encoding protein adenylyltransferase SelO → MAKEKQTLATEWNFDNSYARLPDMFFSKVTPTPVNSPELVVFNKQLAEQLGLDVEKLETEAGVEVLAGNKVPEGSLPIAQAYAGHQFGHFTMLGDGRAVLLGEQITPSGERKDIQLKGSGRTPYSRAGDGRATLGPMLREYIISEAMHGLGVPTNRSLAVVKTGEPVIREIELPGAIVTRVADSHLRIGTFEFARGQGEEELRALTDYAIERHYPELKTEENKYVAFYRKVLNRQAALIAKWQLIGFIHGVMNTDNMTISGETIDYGPCAFMDEYDPETVFSSIDIRGRYAYQNQPPIGKWNLARFAETLLPLFHEDQDEAVEIAQDAIKEYDELYYSHWLKGMRAKLGFLDEKSQDEPLIDDLLGIMQKHKADFTNTFRALTFDKPENTPMYETMEFTNWYEQWKKRLERQEGSKESSRELMKKSNPAVIPRNHRVEEALEAAVSHEDYCVMERLLNVLSDPYAHSSDQEEYAKLPEPSDRPYQTFCGT, encoded by the coding sequence ATGGCAAAAGAGAAGCAAACCTTAGCGACGGAATGGAATTTTGACAACAGTTATGCCCGCCTTCCGGATATGTTTTTTTCAAAAGTTACACCGACTCCTGTGAATTCACCGGAGTTGGTTGTTTTCAATAAGCAGTTAGCGGAACAGTTAGGATTGGACGTTGAGAAACTGGAAACGGAAGCTGGTGTAGAGGTACTGGCTGGTAACAAAGTTCCTGAAGGCTCCCTTCCTATTGCCCAAGCTTATGCGGGCCATCAATTCGGGCATTTTACGATGCTTGGAGACGGTCGGGCCGTATTACTTGGGGAACAGATTACACCATCAGGAGAACGAAAGGATATTCAGCTTAAAGGATCAGGTCGCACCCCTTACTCACGTGCGGGCGATGGTCGAGCCACACTTGGCCCAATGCTTCGTGAGTATATCATAAGTGAAGCGATGCATGGTTTAGGTGTTCCAACGAACCGTAGTCTTGCTGTCGTGAAAACGGGCGAACCGGTCATTCGTGAAATAGAACTCCCTGGCGCCATTGTGACACGAGTAGCGGACAGCCATTTACGGATAGGTACGTTTGAGTTTGCGAGAGGACAGGGAGAAGAGGAGCTTCGAGCGTTGACTGACTATGCGATCGAGCGCCATTATCCAGAGCTAAAAACAGAAGAGAATAAATATGTTGCGTTTTACCGGAAAGTCTTAAATCGTCAGGCCGCATTGATTGCTAAATGGCAGCTGATCGGATTTATTCATGGCGTCATGAACACGGATAACATGACGATCTCTGGAGAAACCATTGATTATGGTCCTTGTGCATTTATGGATGAGTATGACCCGGAAACTGTATTCAGTTCCATTGATATCCGTGGCCGCTATGCGTATCAAAATCAGCCGCCGATTGGAAAATGGAATCTTGCGCGCTTTGCGGAGACTTTATTACCGCTTTTCCATGAAGATCAGGATGAAGCGGTAGAAATTGCTCAGGATGCCATCAAAGAGTACGATGAGTTGTATTATAGTCACTGGCTTAAGGGTATGAGAGCTAAACTCGGATTCTTAGATGAAAAGAGTCAGGATGAACCGCTGATCGACGACTTGCTCGGGATCATGCAAAAGCATAAGGCAGACTTTACGAATACGTTTCGTGCGTTAACTTTTGATAAGCCAGAAAATACCCCTATGTATGAAACAATGGAATTCACAAATTGGTACGAGCAGTGGAAGAAAAGGCTTGAGAGGCAAGAAGGATCTAAAGAGTCTTCCCGAGAATTAATGAAAAAATCAAATCCTGCTGTGATCCCGAGGAACCACAGGGTGGAGGAAGCCTTAGAAGCCGCAGTTAGTCATGAAGATTATTGTGTCATGGAGCGGCTCCTAAACGTACTTTCAGATCCTTATGCACATTCTTCTGATCAGGAGGAATACGCGAAGCTGCCTGAGCCATCAGACCGTCCATACCAAACGTTTTGCGGGACGTGA
- a CDS encoding spore germination protein encodes MGKDQTFPPHLSKGKYSHLSLSGDVEKDVNQVAKSLGYPLDLVSKVYTFKHNAFAVCYIDGMISNDELEMTVILPLMDWFKEHQSPWDFGKRDFQQHIQLPKKFSRTSDFSNILDQLLRGSVILFVKKGEEAFITADQRWETRAIEEPSSQTMIRGPREGFVETLAINTTLIRRRISNPALRFKQFLIGEITQTPVLIAYIEGLVNEDALETAVERLTNVKPREVFETGMLEELIETKGYSPIPTLSNTERPDVVSAALVEGKLAIMMEGTPFAIIGPVTFISYFQTAEDYYNRFDLATFIRIIRFIAFWISFALPATYVALTTFHQELIPTKLLISLTAQREGIPFPALIEALVMETVFEILREAGVRMPRPIGPAVSIVGAIVIGEAAVSAGLVSPAIVIVVSLTAIASFASPYYSIAGSSRMLRFVLMIFAATSGIYGMLIFTLALCIHLVSLESLGQPYMAPFAPFSKKQQKDTFFRLPLWWTSRKKRRNQGA; translated from the coding sequence ATGGGAAAGGATCAGACTTTTCCACCTCACCTGAGCAAAGGTAAGTACAGTCATCTGAGCCTTTCAGGGGATGTGGAAAAAGACGTCAATCAGGTCGCCAAAAGTCTAGGGTATCCCCTTGACCTGGTCTCAAAAGTATACACATTCAAACATAATGCTTTTGCCGTTTGTTATATAGATGGAATGATTAGCAATGACGAGCTGGAGATGACGGTGATTCTCCCGCTTATGGACTGGTTCAAAGAACATCAGTCTCCATGGGACTTTGGAAAACGCGATTTCCAACAGCACATTCAACTCCCAAAAAAATTTAGTAGAACATCCGATTTTTCCAACATCCTGGACCAATTACTACGTGGAAGTGTCATCTTATTCGTTAAAAAAGGAGAAGAAGCCTTTATCACCGCTGATCAGCGGTGGGAAACGAGAGCAATCGAAGAACCAAGTTCCCAGACCATGATTAGAGGTCCAAGAGAAGGCTTTGTCGAAACACTTGCTATTAATACGACTTTAATTCGAAGACGCATCTCGAATCCAGCACTCAGGTTTAAACAATTTCTTATAGGTGAAATCACCCAGACGCCGGTCCTTATTGCTTACATTGAAGGCCTGGTTAACGAGGATGCGTTAGAGACCGCAGTAGAAAGATTGACTAATGTAAAGCCACGGGAAGTTTTTGAAACAGGGATGCTTGAGGAATTAATTGAAACGAAAGGCTACTCCCCTATACCAACACTTTCAAATACGGAACGCCCTGATGTTGTCAGTGCAGCGCTTGTGGAAGGAAAGCTGGCTATAATGATGGAAGGGACGCCTTTTGCCATCATTGGTCCGGTAACATTTATTTCCTATTTCCAAACCGCTGAGGATTATTACAACCGGTTTGATTTAGCCACCTTCATCCGAATTATTCGATTCATTGCATTTTGGATTTCTTTTGCATTGCCAGCGACGTATGTAGCTTTAACTACCTTTCATCAGGAATTAATTCCGACGAAATTATTGATCAGCTTGACAGCCCAGCGGGAGGGTATTCCATTCCCTGCATTAATTGAAGCTTTAGTAATGGAGACTGTATTCGAAATTCTTCGAGAAGCTGGAGTACGAATGCCCCGCCCCATCGGCCCCGCTGTTTCAATTGTAGGGGCGATCGTTATCGGAGAAGCTGCTGTATCAGCTGGACTCGTTTCCCCTGCAATTGTCATCGTTGTATCTTTAACAGCCATCGCGAGTTTCGCAAGCCCTTATTATTCGATTGCAGGGTCCTCTAGGATGCTTCGCTTTGTGCTCATGATTTTTGCTGCTACTTCAGGAATTTATGGCATGCTCATCTTTACTCTTGCCTTATGTATCCATTTGGTATCACTGGAATCATTGGGACAGCCCTACATGGCTCCATTCGCCCCTTTTTCCAAAAAGCAGCAAAAGGATACCTTTTTCCGTCTCCCTTTATGGTGGACGAGTCGTAAGAAAAGGAGAAACCAGGGGGCTTGA
- a CDS encoding divergent PAP2 family protein: MQKMNRGLLTALSSIGIAQALKIITYKRMTGDWDVKQVATTGGMPSSHSAGVSALASYIASNKGSRHTETALAVTFGVIVMYDAQGIRRHTGEIAQLVNDLEDNFAEIAGDFPSFEFVEREKELKELLGHQPIEVLGGAILGGVLGFLSAKFENRRSNNEG, translated from the coding sequence ATGCAAAAAATGAACCGGGGACTATTGACGGCGTTATCATCGATCGGTATTGCACAAGCATTAAAAATCATTACCTATAAAAGGATGACAGGAGATTGGGATGTGAAGCAGGTGGCGACAACTGGAGGGATGCCAAGCTCTCACTCGGCAGGGGTTTCCGCGCTGGCAAGTTATATTGCATCCAATAAAGGGTCACGTCATACGGAAACAGCGCTTGCTGTCACCTTTGGTGTGATTGTCATGTACGATGCCCAGGGGATTCGCAGGCATACGGGGGAAATTGCGCAGCTAGTCAACGACCTGGAAGATAACTTTGCTGAGATTGCCGGAGATTTTCCAAGTTTCGAATTTGTTGAACGAGAAAAGGAATTAAAAGAGTTGTTAGGCCACCAGCCGATTGAGGTTCTAGGCGGTGCAATTTTAGGTGGTGTCTTAGGCTTTCTTTCTGCAAAATTTGAAAACAGACGGTCTAATAACGAAGGATAG